From Chryseobacterium gallinarum, one genomic window encodes:
- a CDS encoding META domain-containing protein, which translates to MKKILLSLLAVLLAGTVWNCSTVPEKNPSLQRQWMLVSFDGFSRDQLIAHKAEVNLTAEMKGNTIQGSAFMGCNRMSFASGFKKNGQVNISNITGTMKACRDMALESAFQKKFTTMTKYTIEGHFLTLSDDHGHSMKFVAADWD; encoded by the coding sequence ATGAAAAAAATACTATTATCACTTTTGGCAGTTTTGCTTGCAGGTACAGTTTGGAATTGTTCAACAGTGCCTGAGAAAAACCCATCCCTTCAGAGGCAATGGATGCTTGTCTCTTTTGATGGTTTTTCCAGGGATCAGCTGATTGCCCATAAAGCAGAAGTGAACCTGACTGCTGAAATGAAAGGTAATACTATTCAGGGCAGTGCCTTTATGGGATGTAACCGGATGTCATTTGCTTCCGGATTTAAAAAAAACGGGCAGGTAAATATTTCAAATATTACAGGAACAATGAAGGCCTGCAGGGATATGGCGTTGGAAAGCGCTTTCCAGAAGAAGTTTACTACCATGACAAAATATACCATTGAGGGACATTTTTTAACCTTATCTGATGACCATGGCCATTCAATGAAGTTTGTAGCCGCTGATTGGGATTAA